From Triticum urartu cultivar G1812 chromosome 2, Tu2.1, whole genome shotgun sequence, a single genomic window includes:
- the LOC125534547 gene encoding cysteine proteinase inhibitor 8-like — MRTSSFLLIIVVAFLYAIGSPAIGCGERMGNQLWNTAIENGWEPIGNINDQHIQELGRWAVLEFGKHVNCVLKFNKVVSGRQELVSGMNYELIIEASDIGGKEDKYKAEVYEQTWTHKRQLLSFAKVK; from the coding sequence ATGAGGACATCTAGCTTCCTCCTCATCATCGTTGTTGCGTTCCTCTATGCCATCGGCTCACCCGCCATAGGCTGTGGGGAACGGATGGGCAACCAATTGTGGAACACGGCAATAGAGAATGGATGGGAACCAATCGGAAACATCAACGACCAACACATCCAGGAGCTCGGCCGTTGGGCGGTGTTGGAGTTCGGCAAGCATGTGAACTGCGTGCTCAAGTTCAACAAGGTGGTAAGTGGCAGGCAAGAACTTGTTTCTGGAATGAACTACGAACTCATCATCGAGGCATCCGACATTGGCGGGAAAGAAGACAAGTACAAGGCAGAGGTGTACGAGCAGACGTGGACTCACAAACGCCAGCTCCTCTCATTTGCCAAGGTGAAATAG